The genomic DNA GGAAGAATTTCTTCCAGTTTGGCTACGATACGCTTTTGCTCAGCAAGGGGAGGGAGAGGAACTAAGAGTGTGTCCCATATGCCTCTATTTATAATTGGTGTTGCCGTTCCACCAGCTTTTTCTTTCATGGTGCTTATGAAATAATGCGATGTA from Limnochordia bacterium includes the following:
- a CDS encoding restriction endonuclease subunit S, which translates into the protein TSHYFISTMKEKAGGTATPIINRGIWDTLLVPLPPLAEQKRIVAKLEEILPLCEKLKLGEFLWPVKKLKQL